In Collimonas arenae, a single genomic region encodes these proteins:
- a CDS encoding ferritin-like domain-containing protein, with protein MHLGREENTKSTHWKIADLDFSKINIAQVRPDENLFYLVACASFVESGSDLYTQNLVDYYGDEPEISSWLREQWEVEELQHGQALRAYVEHIWPEFDWQTAYGNFLEEYSGYCKVELLEPSKGLEMVARCVVEAGTATFYSALSRGTDEPVLKDLTSRIAKDEVNHYKHFFHYFRRFRQNEGLRRHRIFGALRRRTMEMKNEDAACALRHVLNTRVPSHANDEAMLQRIHSQMNTTIRSHLSPDMTIKMIMRPLDLPPAVQTMVTYPVTQIMNKVFLR; from the coding sequence ATGCACTTAGGTCGCGAAGAAAATACCAAATCTACACACTGGAAAATCGCCGATCTGGATTTTTCAAAAATCAATATTGCGCAAGTCCGTCCCGATGAAAACCTTTTCTATCTGGTCGCATGCGCCTCGTTTGTCGAGAGCGGTTCAGATCTCTATACGCAGAATCTGGTGGATTATTACGGCGACGAGCCGGAAATTTCCAGCTGGCTGCGCGAACAATGGGAAGTTGAAGAATTGCAGCACGGCCAGGCGCTACGGGCCTATGTCGAACACATATGGCCGGAGTTCGACTGGCAAACTGCCTATGGCAATTTCCTTGAAGAGTATTCGGGCTATTGCAAAGTTGAATTGCTTGAGCCCAGCAAAGGCCTGGAAATGGTCGCACGCTGCGTGGTGGAAGCTGGCACCGCAACTTTCTATAGCGCGCTTTCGCGCGGTACTGACGAACCGGTGCTGAAAGACCTGACCTCGCGCATTGCCAAGGACGAAGTGAATCATTACAAGCATTTTTTCCACTATTTCCGTCGTTTCCGGCAAAACGAAGGTCTGCGCCGTCATCGCATTTTTGGCGCCTTGCGGCGACGCACGATGGAAATGAAAAACGAAGATGCCGCCTGTGCCTTGCGTCACGTGCTCAACACCAGGGTGCCGTCGCACGCCAATGACGAGGCCATGCTGCAACGGATCCACAGCCAGATGAACACCACCATCCGCAGTCACTTGTCCCCTGACATGACCATCAAGATGATCATGAGGCCGCTTGATTTGCCTCCTGCGGTACAGACGATGGTGACCTATCCTGTGACGCAGATCATGAACAAAGTGTTCTTGCGTTAG
- a CDS encoding sn-glycerol-3-phosphate import ATP-binding protein UgpC, which translates to MAKVHLENVKKTYGKAPKAVDIIHGISIDIADGEFIVMVGPSGCGKSTLLRMVAGLEEVTSGDIVIGDRVVNKLEPKDRDIAMVFQNYALYPHMSVYENMAYGLKIRGLSKDDIEARVQKAAKILELGALLQRTPRQLSGGQRQRVAMGRAIVREPAVFLFDEPLSNLDAKLRVQMRLEIQKLHRTLGTTSLYVTHDQVEAMTLGQRMIVMNGGRAEQIGTPAEVYARPATTFVASFIGSPPMNLLHGCVAADGNSFMIENAAAISLPFTRNAIAGHDCIMGLRPEQLIFGLPGLSMRAELVEALGADLLVHASIGDQLLVMRVPATTAVVAGEQITAGFDPAALHWFNAQTTQRIDFS; encoded by the coding sequence ATGGCAAAAGTACACCTAGAAAACGTCAAGAAAACCTACGGCAAGGCACCCAAGGCCGTCGATATCATCCACGGCATTTCGATCGACATCGCCGACGGCGAATTCATTGTCATGGTCGGTCCTTCCGGCTGCGGCAAGTCGACCTTGCTGCGCATGGTAGCGGGGCTGGAGGAAGTCACCTCCGGCGACATCGTCATCGGCGACCGCGTAGTCAACAAACTGGAGCCGAAAGACCGCGACATCGCGATGGTGTTCCAGAACTATGCCTTGTATCCGCACATGAGTGTGTATGAGAACATGGCTTACGGCTTGAAGATCCGCGGTCTCAGCAAGGACGATATCGAGGCCCGCGTGCAAAAGGCGGCCAAGATCCTGGAACTCGGCGCGCTATTGCAGCGCACGCCGCGCCAGTTGTCGGGCGGCCAGCGCCAGCGGGTGGCGATGGGACGCGCGATCGTGCGCGAACCGGCGGTATTCCTGTTCGACGAGCCGCTGTCCAACCTGGACGCCAAGCTGCGCGTGCAGATGCGCCTGGAAATCCAGAAGCTGCACCGCACCCTGGGCACCACGAGTTTGTATGTGACGCATGACCAGGTCGAGGCCATGACCCTGGGCCAGCGCATGATTGTCATGAATGGCGGCCGCGCCGAGCAAATCGGCACGCCGGCCGAGGTGTATGCACGGCCTGCCACCACTTTTGTCGCTAGCTTCATTGGTTCGCCGCCAATGAATCTGCTGCATGGGTGCGTGGCGGCGGACGGCAACAGCTTCATGATAGAGAATGCCGCTGCCATCAGTTTGCCTTTCACCCGCAATGCAATTGCCGGCCATGACTGCATCATGGGATTGCGTCCCGAACAGTTGATCTTCGGCCTGCCTGGCTTGAGCATGCGAGCGGAACTGGTGGAAGCACTGGGCGCCGATTTGCTGGTACATGCTTCGATTGGCGACCAGTTGCTAGTAATGCGGGTGCCGGCGACTACAGCAGTCGTGGCCGGTGAGCAAATCACTGCCGGCTTCGACCCCGCGGCGCTGCACTGGTTTAATGCGCAAACTACGCAGCGCATCGATTTTTCCTGA
- a CDS encoding penicillin acylase family protein, whose protein sequence is MQRSLYLTYSAGFLALLASLTVAGGDAKELTKTPAKTFAATQTYQIAGLKQPAEILVDQWGVPHIYAANQDDAFFVQGFNAARDRLFQIDLWRRRGLGQLAQVFGPAYVQQDRATRLFLYRSDMQREWRSYGPHAEQVATAFVAGINAYVAYVEAHPDKLPFEFKRLGYAPAKWQAEDVVRIRSHGLTRNLQSEVARANVVCKSDLKSDEIRIGLTPQWQTALPEGLDPCLPKDLLKVFQLATQGVKITKDSLQAAQGNTDAVMIAAAEDPEEITEGSNNWVISPSKSATGRAIMANDPHRAYSTPSLRYIVHVNAPGLDVIGAGEPALPGISIGHNGSVAFGLTIFNIDQEDLYVYQLNPEHEGQYKYQGNWEPFKIIKEQIDVKGEAPVSVDLTFSRHGPVIFVEPGKNRAFAVRSGWLQPGMSPYFGSIAYMRAKTFAEFKNSLLHWGAPTENQVYADTKGNIGWVPGGLAPIRPNWDGLLPVPGDGRYEWAGFWSGDQLPSSYNPKQGWFASANQMNLPPGYPYRERKLGFEWTNNARFTRISEVLSALDKVSLEDSMRLQNDDLSIPARRLVALLKPLSSSDAQTQAALNLLAGWDAIERADSAQAALFEVWLSRHLGKDFKAAVLSPAAADAMGAPDTAVLLDTLEHPEARFGQDAVQKRNRVLLASLTAAYAEMEKLQGSDPTQWQWGKLHHNLMEHPLAAAADEATREKLNVGSMSTHGGAYSPNQSTYRSSDFQQTNGPSFRVVVDVGNWDNSRAVNSPGQSGDPDSPHYRDLADKWLKGEYFPLLYSRAAVEKATVERIRLQPLN, encoded by the coding sequence ATGCAACGATCACTGTATCTCACCTATTCAGCTGGTTTTCTGGCATTGCTGGCGTCTTTGACGGTCGCAGGCGGTGATGCCAAAGAGCTTACCAAGACGCCTGCCAAGACATTTGCAGCTACGCAGACTTATCAGATTGCGGGCTTGAAGCAGCCTGCAGAAATTTTAGTCGACCAATGGGGCGTACCGCACATATACGCTGCGAATCAGGACGATGCTTTTTTTGTACAAGGTTTCAACGCTGCCCGTGACCGTCTGTTCCAGATCGATTTATGGCGTCGCCGCGGCCTTGGCCAGCTGGCGCAAGTGTTTGGTCCGGCCTATGTGCAGCAAGACCGCGCCACGCGGCTCTTTCTGTATCGCAGCGACATGCAACGCGAATGGCGCTCCTATGGCCCGCATGCAGAGCAAGTGGCGACCGCTTTTGTGGCAGGCATCAATGCCTATGTGGCCTACGTTGAAGCCCATCCTGATAAACTTCCCTTTGAATTCAAGCGGCTCGGATATGCTCCGGCCAAATGGCAGGCGGAAGATGTGGTGCGCATCCGCAGCCACGGCCTGACGCGCAATCTGCAGAGTGAAGTGGCGCGCGCCAATGTCGTTTGCAAATCCGATCTCAAATCCGACGAAATTCGCATCGGCCTGACGCCACAGTGGCAAACTGCGTTGCCGGAAGGCCTCGACCCTTGTTTGCCCAAAGACCTGCTGAAAGTGTTCCAGCTGGCGACGCAAGGCGTGAAGATCACTAAAGACAGCCTGCAAGCGGCGCAAGGAAATACGGATGCGGTAATGATTGCCGCGGCGGAGGATCCGGAAGAAATCACCGAGGGCAGTAATAATTGGGTGATCTCACCTTCAAAATCCGCCACCGGCCGCGCCATCATGGCCAACGATCCGCATCGCGCTTATTCAACGCCGTCCTTGCGCTATATCGTACATGTCAATGCACCGGGACTGGATGTCATCGGCGCCGGCGAGCCGGCGCTGCCGGGGATTTCGATCGGACATAATGGTAGCGTCGCCTTCGGTCTGACGATTTTCAATATCGATCAGGAAGATTTGTACGTCTATCAGCTTAATCCGGAACATGAGGGTCAGTATAAATACCAGGGTAACTGGGAGCCGTTCAAGATTATCAAGGAGCAGATCGATGTGAAAGGCGAAGCGCCTGTCAGTGTCGATCTGACCTTCAGCCGGCACGGCCCGGTGATCTTTGTCGAGCCGGGGAAAAATCGCGCCTTTGCGGTGCGCTCCGGCTGGTTGCAGCCTGGCATGTCGCCATATTTCGGTAGCATCGCCTACATGCGCGCCAAGACCTTCGCCGAGTTCAAGAATTCCTTGCTGCATTGGGGCGCGCCGACGGAGAACCAGGTCTATGCCGATACCAAAGGCAATATCGGTTGGGTGCCGGGAGGGTTGGCGCCGATCCGGCCTAATTGGGATGGCTTGCTGCCGGTGCCGGGTGATGGCCGCTATGAGTGGGCTGGTTTCTGGTCCGGCGACCAGCTGCCGTCCAGCTACAATCCAAAGCAGGGCTGGTTCGCCTCGGCCAACCAGATGAATTTGCCGCCCGGCTATCCCTACCGCGAGCGCAAGCTGGGTTTCGAGTGGACCAACAATGCACGTTTTACGCGTATCAGCGAAGTCTTGTCTGCGCTGGATAAAGTCTCGCTGGAAGATTCCATGCGCTTGCAAAACGACGATCTGTCGATTCCAGCGCGGCGTCTGGTGGCATTGTTGAAGCCGTTGTCGTCCAGCGATGCACAGACGCAGGCGGCCCTGAATCTGCTGGCCGGATGGGACGCCATAGAGCGTGCCGATTCGGCTCAGGCGGCTTTGTTCGAGGTCTGGCTATCGCGGCATCTGGGCAAGGACTTCAAGGCGGCGGTGCTGAGTCCCGCAGCGGCGGATGCCATGGGCGCGCCGGATACCGCCGTGCTGTTGGATACCCTGGAGCATCCCGAGGCACGCTTCGGCCAGGATGCCGTACAAAAGCGCAACCGGGTTTTACTGGCTAGCCTGACGGCAGCCTATGCTGAAATGGAAAAACTGCAGGGCAGCGACCCCACGCAGTGGCAGTGGGGCAAGCTGCATCACAATCTGATGGAGCATCCACTGGCGGCTGCGGCGGATGAGGCCACGCGGGAAAAATTGAATGTCGGGTCGATGTCCACCCATGGCGGCGCTTACTCGCCTAACCAGTCGACTTATCGCAGCAGCGATTTCCAGCAAACCAATGGACCTTCGTTCCGGGTAGTGGTTGACGTCGGTAATTGGGATAATTCACGGGCCGTCAATTCGCCAGGGCAGTCAGGCGATCCGGACAGTCCGCATTATCGCGACCTGGCCGACAAGTGGCTGAAGGGGGAATATTTCCCGCTGCTGTATTCGCGTGCAGCGGTGGAGAAGGCGACGGTAGAGCGGATACGCTTGCAGCCGCTTAACTGA
- a CDS encoding SDR family oxidoreductase, giving the protein MTNELRYDGRVAIVTGAGNGLGRVHALLLGARGAKVVVNDLGGDVHGGGKSSAAADQVVAEIIAAGGEAVANYDSVEDGDKIVQTALDHFGGIDIVINNAGILRDSSFAKMTEDDWDLIYRVHVLGAFRVTHTAWPHMRNKGYGRIVMTTSAAGIYGNFGQANYSMAKMGLIGMANTLAVEGASKNVLVNTIAPLAGSRISETVMPPQMLEALKPEYVAPLAAYLCHESSKENGSLFEVGAGFHAKLRWERTQGHHFQGKAFGPEEIAEKWAEIGDFNDATYPKTIGESLMSILQGVNSPFGQGN; this is encoded by the coding sequence ATGACAAATGAATTACGTTACGACGGCCGCGTGGCCATAGTCACCGGTGCTGGCAATGGCCTCGGCCGGGTCCACGCTTTGCTACTGGGAGCGCGTGGCGCCAAGGTGGTGGTGAATGATCTTGGCGGCGACGTCCACGGCGGCGGCAAATCCAGCGCTGCCGCCGATCAGGTCGTGGCTGAGATTATCGCCGCTGGCGGCGAGGCAGTCGCCAACTACGATTCAGTGGAAGACGGCGACAAGATCGTGCAGACCGCGCTCGATCATTTCGGCGGCATCGATATCGTGATCAACAACGCCGGCATTTTACGCGACAGCAGCTTCGCCAAGATGACTGAGGATGACTGGGATCTGATCTACCGCGTGCATGTGCTGGGCGCTTTCCGCGTCACCCACACCGCCTGGCCGCACATGCGCAACAAGGGTTATGGCCGCATCGTCATGACGACTTCCGCCGCCGGCATCTACGGCAATTTCGGGCAGGCCAACTACAGCATGGCCAAGATGGGTTTGATCGGCATGGCCAATACGCTGGCGGTTGAGGGCGCGTCCAAGAACGTGCTGGTCAATACGATCGCGCCGCTGGCAGGTTCACGCATTTCGGAAACCGTGATGCCGCCGCAGATGCTGGAAGCGCTCAAACCGGAATATGTCGCGCCGCTGGCAGCCTATCTGTGCCACGAAAGCAGTAAGGAAAACGGCAGCCTGTTCGAAGTCGGCGCCGGTTTCCATGCCAAGCTGCGCTGGGAGCGCACCCAGGGCCACCATTTCCAGGGCAAGGCTTTCGGTCCGGAGGAGATTGCAGAAAAATGGGCGGAGATTGGCGATTTCAATGACGCCACTTATCCCAAGACCATTGGCGAGTCCTTGATGTCGATTCTACAAGGCGTGAATTCGCCATTCGGCCAAGGCAACTAG
- the ugpA gene encoding sn-glycerol-3-phosphate ABC transporter permease UgpA yields the protein MEKRARFKSAWLPYALVAPQIIVTLLFFVWPAVQALYQSMLLQDAFGGYSEFVWFDNFRTLFADSNYLGSFKTTAVFSVLVAGLGLSLSLILAAFADRVIKGAAVYKTFLIWPYAVSPVVVGVLWMFMLSPTLGIVSHWLHYVGIDWNHVLNGRHAMILIVIAAVWKQVSYNFLFFLAGLQSIPKSLIEAAAIDGAGPVKRFATIVFPLLSPTTFFLLVVNIVYAFFDTFAIIEATTQGGPGKDTDILVYKVFNDGFKGGDLGGAAAQSVILMTIVIVLTVVQFKYVEKKVQYA from the coding sequence GTGGAAAAACGCGCTCGCTTCAAATCTGCCTGGCTACCCTATGCGCTGGTCGCGCCGCAGATCATTGTTACCCTATTATTTTTCGTCTGGCCAGCGGTACAAGCCTTGTACCAGTCAATGCTGCTGCAGGACGCCTTTGGCGGCTACTCGGAATTCGTCTGGTTCGATAATTTCCGTACGCTGTTCGCCGACAGCAATTATCTCGGATCATTCAAGACCACCGCCGTCTTTTCGGTACTGGTTGCAGGACTCGGCCTGTCGTTGTCGCTGATCCTGGCCGCCTTCGCCGATCGCGTCATCAAAGGCGCTGCCGTTTACAAAACCTTCCTGATCTGGCCGTACGCGGTATCGCCGGTGGTAGTCGGCGTGCTATGGATGTTCATGCTCAGTCCGACTCTTGGCATCGTCTCCCACTGGCTGCACTACGTCGGCATCGACTGGAACCATGTCTTGAATGGCCGTCACGCGATGATCCTGATCGTGATCGCCGCCGTCTGGAAACAGGTCAGCTACAATTTCCTGTTTTTCCTGGCCGGCCTGCAATCGATACCGAAATCGCTCATTGAAGCCGCCGCCATCGACGGCGCCGGACCGGTCAAGCGCTTTGCCACCATTGTGTTCCCGCTACTGTCGCCCACTACCTTCTTCCTGCTGGTGGTTAATATTGTCTACGCCTTCTTCGACACCTTTGCGATTATCGAGGCTACCACCCAAGGCGGCCCCGGCAAGGACACCGACATCCTGGTCTACAAGGTGTTCAATGACGGCTTCAAGGGCGGCGACCTGGGTGGTGCGGCTGCGCAGTCTGTGATCCTGATGACCATCGTCATCGTGCTGACCGTGGTCCAGTTCAAATATGTTGAAAAGAAAGTCCAGTACGCATGA
- a CDS encoding acyl-CoA dehydrogenase family protein, whose translation MIPRQLFNSDHEEFRQNLRRFLDTEVLPRHAAWEEQGFVDRDIWQRAGELGFLCTNMPENYGGSGVDRKFSTIVLEELASTNASGIGWPLHSDIVAPYLLRYGSEELKQAWLPKMAAGTAITAIAMSEPGTGSDLQAIQTTAIEDGDDYIVNGSKIFITNGYNSDMVVVALKVGDKARGAKNVSLLVIEADRPGFSKGKPLKKIGMKAQDTCELFFENVRVPKTNIVGQIGAGFTMLMQELAWERLLIAITSVANAEAMLDATIEYTRDRQAFGRSVSSFQNTRFKLAEMKTELQIARVFVDRCVELEVKDELQVDAAAAAKYWCSDLQGKVLDQCLQLHGGYGFMQEYPIARAFIDARAQRIYGGTNEIMKEIISRNI comes from the coding sequence ATGATCCCGCGTCAGCTGTTCAATTCCGACCACGAAGAATTCCGCCAAAACCTGCGTCGTTTTCTTGACACTGAAGTGTTGCCGCGCCACGCCGCCTGGGAAGAGCAAGGTTTTGTCGATCGCGATATCTGGCAGCGCGCCGGGGAATTAGGTTTCCTCTGTACCAACATGCCGGAAAACTACGGTGGTTCCGGTGTCGACCGCAAGTTCAGCACCATCGTGCTGGAAGAACTGGCCAGCACCAACGCTTCCGGCATCGGCTGGCCGCTGCACTCGGACATCGTGGCGCCTTATCTGCTGCGCTACGGCAGCGAAGAATTGAAGCAAGCCTGGCTGCCGAAGATGGCGGCGGGGACGGCGATTACGGCGATAGCCATGTCGGAGCCGGGCACTGGTTCAGATTTGCAGGCGATACAGACCACGGCGATTGAAGATGGCGACGATTACATCGTCAACGGCTCCAAGATTTTCATCACCAATGGCTACAACAGCGATATGGTGGTGGTAGCGCTCAAGGTAGGCGACAAGGCGCGCGGCGCCAAGAACGTTTCCTTGCTGGTGATCGAAGCCGACCGCCCCGGTTTCAGCAAGGGCAAGCCGCTGAAGAAAATCGGCATGAAAGCGCAGGATACCTGCGAACTCTTCTTTGAAAACGTGCGGGTGCCGAAGACCAATATCGTCGGCCAGATCGGCGCCGGGTTTACTATGTTGATGCAGGAACTGGCGTGGGAGCGGCTATTGATCGCCATTACCTCGGTGGCCAATGCCGAAGCGATGCTGGACGCCACCATCGAATACACGCGAGACCGCCAGGCGTTCGGCCGTTCGGTGTCGTCATTCCAGAATACCCGTTTCAAACTGGCCGAGATGAAAACCGAGCTGCAGATTGCCCGGGTGTTCGTCGACAGGTGCGTCGAGCTGGAAGTCAAGGACGAGCTGCAGGTGGATGCCGCAGCTGCCGCCAAATACTGGTGCTCCGACTTGCAAGGCAAGGTGTTGGATCAATGTTTGCAACTGCACGGCGGTTATGGTTTCATGCAGGAGTATCCGATTGCGCGGGCCTTCATCGATGCCCGCGCCCAGCGTATCTATGGCGGCACCAATGAAATCATGAAAGAGATCATCTCGCGGAACATTTAA
- the ugpE gene encoding sn-glycerol-3-phosphate ABC transporter permease UgpE, which produces MIERRPILDMVSHLVLILGVIIIAFPLYIAFVASTQTAEQASAAPLSLLPGTHFIENYSALLTKGTSGNVSSPPVARMLVVSLISALAIAIGKISISMLSAFAMTYFRFPGRSLFFWMIFMTLMLPVEVRITPTYQVVSDFHMLNTYAGLTIPLIASATATFLFRQFFLTIPDELAEAARIDGAGPLRFFKDVIWPLSRTNIIALFVIMFIYGWNQYLWPLMVATNQDMYPIGIGIKTLIVGGDSAVEWNMVMATMVLAMLPPGLVVVVMQKWFVKGLVDSEK; this is translated from the coding sequence ATGATTGAGCGCCGCCCCATCCTCGATATGGTCAGCCATCTGGTGCTGATCCTGGGCGTCATCATCATCGCCTTTCCGCTTTACATCGCCTTTGTCGCCAGTACGCAAACTGCAGAGCAAGCCTCGGCAGCGCCTCTGTCCCTGCTGCCCGGCACTCATTTCATCGAAAACTACAGCGCATTGCTGACCAAGGGCACTTCCGGCAACGTTTCATCGCCGCCGGTAGCGCGCATGCTGGTGGTAAGCCTGATTTCAGCGCTGGCGATTGCGATCGGCAAGATCTCGATTTCGATGCTGTCGGCCTTTGCCATGACTTACTTCCGCTTCCCCGGCCGCTCGCTGTTTTTCTGGATGATTTTCATGACCTTGATGCTGCCGGTCGAGGTGCGTATCACGCCGACCTATCAGGTGGTGTCCGATTTCCACATGCTCAATACCTATGCCGGCCTGACCATTCCGCTGATTGCATCGGCTACCGCCACCTTCCTGTTCCGACAGTTCTTCCTGACCATCCCGGACGAACTGGCGGAGGCGGCGCGCATCGACGGCGCGGGCCCATTGCGCTTTTTCAAGGATGTGATCTGGCCGCTGTCGCGCACCAATATCATCGCGCTGTTCGTGATCATGTTCATCTACGGCTGGAACCAGTATCTGTGGCCGCTGATGGTCGCCACCAACCAGGACATGTATCCGATCGGTATCGGTATCAAGACGCTGATCGTCGGCGGCGATTCAGCAGTGGAATGGAATATGGTCATGGCCACCATGGTGCTGGCGATGCTGCCACCCGGGCTGGTGGTGGTGGTGATGCAAAAATGGTTTGTTAAAGGATTGGTTGATTCCGAGAAGTGA
- the ugpB gene encoding sn-glycerol-3-phosphate ABC transporter substrate-binding protein UgpB, which produces MKLKFNALAIACALATVSVSAHAVTEISWWHSMAGALGDRVNGLANEFNKSQTEYKVVPIYKGAYDEAMAAATAAYRAGNAPDILQVFEVGTATMMYSKGAIKPVSEVMKLAGEPFDPASYVPAIGGYYAAPKGGLLSLPFNSSTTVMFYNKDMFAKAGLDPNKPPVTWTELAADAAKLKASGAKCGYTTTWQSWVELESFSTWHNVEFASKNNGFDGLDTRLKFNSPLHVKHIENLANWAKQGLFTYAGRKDEATSKFYAGECGMLTGSSSSYADIAKNSKFKFGIATLPYYNDVPGAPQNTMIGGASLWVMGGKKTEDYKGVAKFFKFLSQPEVQAKWHQETGYLPTTLAAYEITRKSGFYDRNPGTDVPVKQMITKTTDKSRGIRLGNMPQIRTIIDEELENVWAGKKSAKQALDTAVERGNLLLERFEKTNK; this is translated from the coding sequence ATGAAATTGAAATTCAACGCACTAGCCATCGCCTGCGCGCTCGCCACAGTAAGCGTATCGGCACATGCCGTTACTGAAATATCCTGGTGGCATTCGATGGCGGGCGCCCTCGGCGATCGCGTCAACGGCCTGGCCAACGAATTCAACAAGAGCCAGACCGAGTACAAGGTAGTTCCGATCTACAAGGGCGCATACGACGAAGCCATGGCTGCCGCAACCGCCGCCTATCGCGCCGGCAACGCCCCCGATATTTTGCAGGTGTTCGAAGTCGGCACCGCCACCATGATGTACTCCAAAGGCGCCATCAAGCCGGTGTCGGAAGTCATGAAACTGGCCGGCGAACCGTTCGATCCTGCCTCCTACGTACCGGCCATCGGCGGCTACTATGCAGCCCCCAAGGGCGGTTTGCTGTCCTTGCCTTTCAACAGTTCGACCACTGTCATGTTCTATAACAAGGACATGTTCGCCAAGGCCGGCCTCGACCCGAACAAGCCGCCAGTCACCTGGACTGAGCTGGCAGCAGATGCCGCCAAGCTGAAAGCCAGCGGCGCCAAATGCGGCTACACCACGACCTGGCAGTCATGGGTGGAGCTGGAGTCGTTTTCGACCTGGCACAACGTTGAATTCGCTTCCAAGAACAACGGTTTCGACGGTCTCGATACACGCCTCAAGTTCAACAGCCCACTGCACGTCAAGCATATCGAGAACCTGGCGAACTGGGCCAAGCAAGGCTTGTTTACCTATGCCGGTCGCAAGGATGAGGCAACCTCGAAATTCTATGCCGGCGAATGCGGCATGCTGACCGGCTCGTCTTCCAGCTATGCAGATATCGCCAAGAATTCCAAGTTCAAGTTTGGTATCGCTACGCTGCCTTACTACAACGATGTCCCCGGCGCACCGCAAAACACCATGATCGGCGGCGCTTCGCTGTGGGTCATGGGCGGCAAGAAAACCGAAGACTACAAAGGCGTGGCCAAGTTCTTCAAGTTCCTCTCTCAGCCGGAAGTGCAAGCCAAGTGGCACCAGGAGACCGGTTACCTGCCGACCACGCTCGCTGCTTACGAGATTACCCGCAAGTCCGGCTTCTATGATCGCAATCCTGGCACCGACGTCCCAGTCAAGCAGATGATCACCAAGACCACCGACAAGTCGCGCGGTATCCGCCTCGGCAACATGCCGCAGATCCGTACGATCATCGACGAAGAACTGGAAAATGTCTGGGCCGGAAAGAAATCTGCCAAGCAAGCGCTGGATACTGCAGTGGAGCGCGGCAACCTGTTGCTGGAACGTTTTGAAAAAACCAACAAGTAA
- a CDS encoding amidohydrolase family protein, which translates to MAIDSGVGAPLRIDAHQHFWLLANRAGQWPPVELAQIHRDFLPADLTPLLQQHGISGSVLVQSLPSMSDTLFMLNLAEKNAFIRAVVGWCDLRAAHAEQQIGLLASHPKMRGLRPMLQELADDWIADPSLAPAICAMQRHRLSLDALVLPRHLPALLEFARRYPDLPIVIDHAAKPQIAVAQLEPWRTLIRQLAELPQVCCKLSGLVTEAAPGWTISQLQPYAAHVLDVFGAERVIWGSDWPVVNLAADYGRWLDTTEALLAHLDARQRQQIMGANAQRFYRL; encoded by the coding sequence ATGGCTATTGATTCTGGCGTCGGCGCGCCCCTGCGCATTGACGCGCATCAGCACTTCTGGTTGCTGGCCAACCGTGCGGGACAATGGCCGCCGGTTGAGCTTGCACAGATCCATCGCGATTTCCTGCCGGCGGACCTGACGCCGTTGCTGCAGCAGCACGGTATAAGCGGCAGCGTGCTGGTGCAGTCCTTACCCAGTATGAGCGATACCTTGTTCATGCTTAATTTGGCCGAAAAGAATGCGTTTATCCGGGCTGTAGTCGGCTGGTGCGACCTGAGGGCGGCGCATGCCGAGCAGCAGATCGGGTTGCTGGCGAGCCATCCGAAAATGCGCGGCCTGCGGCCGATGCTGCAGGAACTGGCCGACGACTGGATCGCCGACCCGTCGCTGGCGCCGGCTATCTGTGCCATGCAGCGTCACCGGCTGAGTCTCGACGCATTGGTCTTGCCACGCCATTTACCGGCCTTGTTGGAGTTTGCCCGGCGTTATCCGGATCTGCCCATCGTTATCGATCATGCAGCCAAGCCGCAGATCGCTGTTGCTCAATTGGAGCCTTGGCGCACGCTGATACGCCAGCTGGCGGAATTGCCGCAGGTATGTTGCAAATTGTCCGGGCTGGTGACTGAGGCTGCGCCAGGATGGACAATCTCGCAATTGCAGCCTTATGCCGCCCATGTGCTGGATGTCTTCGGCGCCGAACGCGTGATCTGGGGCAGCGACTGGCCGGTAGTCAACCTGGCTGCGGATTATGGCCGCTGGCTGGATACGACCGAGGCGTTGCTGGCGCACCTTGACGCCAGGCAGCGGCAACAGATTATGGGCGCGAATGCGCAGCGTTTCTATCGTTTGTAA